The Synechocystis sp. PCC 7509 genome includes a window with the following:
- a CDS encoding hybrid sensor histidine kinase/response regulator: MNLRVLIIEDAEDDMLLMLRELGRGDYTLEYVRVDTAAAMEAAIACQTWDIAIADYTLPTFSAPEALKLLQSRGLDIPFIIVSGTIGEETAVAAMKAGAHDYIIKGNLTRLLPAVERELREAKERHLRRCAEQALRESEEQVRLQANALAVANQVLRDYTQELEELYNQAPCGYHSLDKNGVFVRINDTELKMLGYSRDQIVGKKFADLLTEESQQVFWENFSLFQQRGWVRDLEFQMLRADGTILPVSLSATAMIDSTGSYLMNRSVVIDVSDRALAEDNLKRSEQKFRAIFDSTFQLMGLLTTEGIVVEANRTALEVVGVEIKDVVGQPFWLTPWWTGSQQVQVQRAIFTAAGGELVRFESQHIWADGTKAYVDFSIKPVFDHEGKVVMLIPEGRDISDRLQAEAKIREQAALLDITTDAIFVRDLDHRILFWNKGAERLYGWESEAVLGKNAIQLLYKPGETLPQFAAMQKILFQEGQWQGELQNVTSSGKTVVIESRWTLVYDESGNHKSILTVSTDITEKKQLEAQLMRVQRLESLGTLASGIAHDFNNILTPILAAVQLLPLKIKGLDDQTRGLLTLIEDSTKRGAGLVKQILAFARGAEAKRVPLQAKHILAEVIQVARQTFPKNIKLCSDSSSPNLWTVAADANQLHQVLLNLCVNARDAMLNGGTLSLAIENQVVDSAYARMNVEACIGCYVMITVADTGTGIMPELMERIFDPFFTTKEPGKGTGLGLSTVLGIVKNHSGFINVYSEVGKGTQFRVYLPAIAETVSSQVTELELLSGQQELILIVDDEPLIQQVIQTTLETYNYRAIVASDGFEAIAMYVEYVNQISVVLMDIMMPSMDGLTAIARLQELNPQVRVIATSGLASNSQLAENVGTGVKAFLPKPYTAKELLDTLQKVLSNG; the protein is encoded by the coding sequence ATGAACTTGCGGGTTTTAATTATCGAAGATGCGGAAGATGATATGCTCCTGATGCTGCGGGAGCTAGGGAGGGGTGACTATACCTTAGAATATGTAAGAGTTGATACCGCCGCAGCTATGGAGGCAGCTATAGCTTGCCAGACATGGGATATTGCGATCGCCGATTACACTTTACCCACTTTTAGCGCTCCTGAAGCTCTTAAACTGCTCCAAAGTCGGGGGTTGGACATTCCTTTTATTATTGTTTCTGGCACGATTGGCGAAGAAACTGCCGTCGCCGCCATGAAGGCGGGAGCGCACGATTACATTATTAAAGGCAATCTGACTCGTTTGCTGCCGGCAGTGGAGCGAGAGTTACGAGAGGCAAAAGAACGCCACCTGCGGCGCTGCGCTGAACAAGCTTTACGGGAAAGCGAAGAACAAGTACGCCTGCAAGCCAATGCCCTAGCTGTTGCCAACCAAGTCTTGCGAGACTATACACAGGAGTTAGAAGAACTTTATAATCAAGCTCCTTGCGGCTATCACTCTCTAGACAAAAATGGCGTATTTGTCCGCATCAACGATACCGAACTCAAGATGTTGGGGTATAGCCGCGATCAAATCGTCGGCAAAAAGTTTGCCGATTTGCTGACAGAGGAAAGCCAGCAAGTTTTTTGGGAAAACTTCTCCCTATTTCAGCAACGAGGCTGGGTGCGCGACTTAGAATTTCAAATGTTACGCGCTGATGGCACAATTTTACCCGTGAGCTTGAGCGCCACAGCAATGATTGATAGTACGGGAAGCTACTTGATGAATCGCTCGGTGGTAATTGATGTTAGCGATCGCGCTCTAGCGGAAGATAATTTAAAACGCAGCGAACAAAAGTTTCGCGCCATCTTCGATAGTACCTTTCAATTGATGGGGCTGCTAACCACTGAGGGAATAGTCGTCGAAGCTAATCGCACCGCCTTAGAGGTGGTAGGAGTGGAAATCAAAGATGTTGTCGGACAACCATTTTGGCTAACTCCATGGTGGACTGGTTCGCAACAGGTGCAAGTGCAAAGGGCGATTTTTACTGCTGCTGGTGGTGAGCTTGTACGCTTTGAATCCCAGCATATTTGGGCAGATGGCACTAAGGCTTATGTAGATTTTTCTATTAAGCCAGTTTTTGATCACGAGGGCAAAGTTGTGATGCTGATTCCTGAAGGACGGGATATTAGCGATCGCTTACAAGCAGAAGCAAAAATTCGCGAACAAGCTGCCTTGCTCGATATTACAACAGACGCAATTTTTGTCCGGGATCTAGACCATCGCATACTTTTTTGGAACAAAGGCGCAGAACGTTTGTATGGGTGGGAATCCGAGGCAGTCTTGGGCAAAAATGCGATTCAATTGTTGTACAAACCAGGGGAAACCCTGCCGCAATTTGCCGCAATGCAGAAAATCCTATTTCAGGAAGGACAGTGGCAAGGAGAGTTGCAAAATGTTACTTCTAGCGGCAAAACTGTTGTGATTGAGAGTCGCTGGACGTTGGTATACGATGAATCTGGCAATCATAAATCTATTTTGACGGTAAGTACAGATATTACTGAGAAAAAGCAACTTGAGGCGCAATTAATGCGCGTTCAACGTCTAGAAAGTCTTGGCACTCTAGCAAGCGGAATTGCTCACGACTTTAATAATATTCTCACGCCAATTTTAGCGGCGGTGCAACTATTGCCTTTAAAAATTAAGGGTCTTGACGATCAAACTCGCGGACTGTTGACATTGATCGAAGACAGCACAAAGCGAGGCGCAGGGCTAGTTAAGCAAATTTTGGCCTTTGCTCGTGGAGCGGAAGCCAAACGAGTACCTCTGCAAGCCAAGCATATATTAGCCGAAGTAATCCAAGTTGCCCGTCAGACTTTTCCCAAAAACATTAAGCTTTGCAGCGATAGCTCCTCGCCCAACCTGTGGACGGTGGCTGCGGATGCTAACCAGTTGCATCAAGTGTTGCTAAATCTCTGCGTTAATGCCCGCGATGCTATGCTTAATGGTGGTACTCTCAGCTTGGCTATAGAAAATCAAGTTGTTGATTCTGCCTATGCGCGGATGAATGTAGAAGCTTGTATTGGTTGCTATGTAATGATTACGGTGGCAGATACGGGAACGGGAATTATGCCGGAATTAATGGAACGAATTTTCGATCCGTTTTTTACTACCAAAGAACCTGGCAAAGGTACAGGATTAGGACTATCTACGGTGCTAGGAATTGTTAAAAATCATAGCGGTTTTATCAACGTCTATAGCGAGGTAGGAAAAGGAACTCAATTTAGAGTGTACTTGCCGGCGATCGCCGAAACTGTAAGTTCGCAAGTTACAGAGTTGGAACTTTTGAGCGGACAACAAGAGTTGATTTTGATTGTAGATGATGAACCATTGATTCAACAGGTGATTCAAACTACTTTAGAAACCTATAATTATCGGGCTATTGTAGCTAGTGATGGTTTTGAAGCGATCGCCATGTACGTTGAATACGTTAATCAAATTAGTGTAGTGCTAATGGATATTATGATGCCGTCAATGGATGGTTTAACTGCGATCGCCCGCTTGCAAGAACTAAATCCTCAAGTTAGAGTAATTGCTACTAGCGGTCTTGCCTCCAATAGCCAGCTTGCAGAGAATGTTGGCACGGGTGTTAAAGCTTTTTTGCCCAAGCCCTATACGGCAAAAGAATTATTGGATACTTTACAAAAAGTTTTGAGTAATGGGTAA
- a CDS encoding response regulator: MSNEQTKTILLVEDNPDDEALAIRALKRHHISNQVIVAHDGVEALEYLFCTGMYAERDINFKPTVILLDLKLPRVDGLEVLRRLREDDRTRLLPVVVLTTSSEEQDMLNSYSLGCNSYIRKPVDFVQFSEAIRQLGMYWLLMNEPPPL; this comes from the coding sequence ATGAGCAATGAACAAACCAAAACAATTTTGCTCGTAGAAGATAATCCTGATGATGAAGCTTTGGCAATCCGCGCCCTCAAACGCCATCATATTAGCAATCAAGTCATAGTTGCCCACGATGGAGTTGAAGCTTTGGAATATCTGTTTTGTACGGGTATGTATGCGGAGCGAGATATTAACTTCAAACCCACAGTAATTTTGCTCGACCTCAAACTACCCCGCGTTGATGGATTAGAAGTTTTGCGTCGCTTGCGAGAAGACGATCGCACAAGACTTCTGCCCGTAGTAGTTTTAACTACTTCCAGTGAAGAACAAGATATGCTCAATAGTTATAGTCTTGGCTGCAACAGCTATATCCGCAAGCCTGTAGATTTTGTGCAATTTTCTGAAGCAATTAGGCAACTAGGGATGTATTGGCTATTGATGAACGAACCACCACCCCTTTAA